A single window of Taeniopygia guttata chromosome 1, bTaeGut7.mat, whole genome shotgun sequence DNA harbors:
- the PIANP gene encoding PILR alpha-associated neural protein isoform X3 produces MPPLLSRIHSLQLWHLLLVVLAVPPPGTWSLRSRGPAAPRPLCTRRSPSAPRSICIWERTSQPERDSRSDSRSGSRSVPRPRALPARGAELRHAVRLRRQAAGARPATPSGLEDGMPSSQYPWAIVWGPTVSDEDGGDTNSANPGFPPLGYTFVSPHGMATAQPNSHSLLHNAGLNLRETPATLRPFLFGPRGEGVDPQLYVTITISIIIVLVATGIIFKFCWDRNQKRRRHSGQQSGGRQQESQQPLTDLSPTTVSILGPYGDALTPTPEAEESRQGQEGAEKLGGHGKNAAFQLNRIPLVNL; encoded by the exons ATGCCTCCACTCCTCTCCCGCATCCactccctgcagctgtggcatcTCCTCCTCGTCGTCTTGGCCGTCCCTCCTCCTGGCACATGGTCTCTTCGCTCTCGGggcccggcggcccctcggccTCTTTGCACCCGCCGGAGCCCCTCGGCCCCACGGTCCATTTGCATCTGGGAAAGGACCTCACAGCCAGAGCGGGACTCGCGCTCGGATTCCCGCTCGGGCTCCCGCTCGGTGCCGCGGCCGCGTGCCCTGCCCGCGCGGGGAGCGGAGCTGCGGCACGCGGTGCGGCTGAGGCGCCAGGCCGCGGGCGCCCGGCCCGCCACGCCCTCGGGGCTGGAGGACGGCATGCCCTCCTCCCAGTACCCCTGGGCCATCGTGTGGGGCCCCACGGTGTCGGATGAGGATGGAGGGGACACAAACTCAGCCAACCCAGGCTTCCCACCGCTGGGATACACCTTTGTCTCGCCGCACGGCATGGCGACGGCGCAGCCCAACTCTCACTCGCTCCTGCACAACGCGGGGCTCAACCTGCGCGAGACCCCAGCCACCCTGCGGCCCTTCTTGTTCGGGCCCCGGGGGGAAG GTGTGGACCCCCAGCTGTACGTCACCATCACCATCTCCATAATCATTGTCCTGGTTGCCACTGGAATCATATTCAAGTTCTG CTGGGACCGAAATCAGAAACGCCGGCGTCACTCGGGGCAGCAGAGCGGTGGGAGGCAGCAAGAGAGCCAGCAGCCCCTCACAGACCTCTCCCCCACCACCGTCAGCATCCTGGGGCCCTACGGCGACGCCCTGACTCCCACACCTGAGGCGGAGGAGtccaggcagggccaggagggTGCAGAGAAACTGGGTGGCCACGGGAAGAATGCAGCATTCCAGCTCAACCG AATCCCACTGGTGAACCTGTGA
- the PIANP gene encoding PILR alpha-associated neural protein isoform X2, which translates to MEPSAWMPPLLSRIHSLQLWHLLLVVLAVPPPGTWSLRSRGPAAPRPLCTRRSPSAPRSICIWERTSQPERDSRSDSRSGSRSVPRPRALPARGAELRHAVRLRRQAAGARPATPSGLEDGMPSSQYPWAIVWGPTVSDEDGGDTNSANPGFPPLGYTFVSPHGMATAQPNSHSLLHNAGLNLRETPATLRPFLFGPRGEGVDPQLYVTITISIIIVLVATGIIFKFCWDRNQKRRRHSGQQSGGRQQESQQPLTDLSPTTVSILGPYGDALTPTPEAEESRQGQEGAEKLGGHGKNAAFQLNRIPLVNL; encoded by the exons ATGGAGCCCAGTGCCTG GATGCCTCCACTCCTCTCCCGCATCCactccctgcagctgtggcatcTCCTCCTCGTCGTCTTGGCCGTCCCTCCTCCTGGCACATGGTCTCTTCGCTCTCGGggcccggcggcccctcggccTCTTTGCACCCGCCGGAGCCCCTCGGCCCCACGGTCCATTTGCATCTGGGAAAGGACCTCACAGCCAGAGCGGGACTCGCGCTCGGATTCCCGCTCGGGCTCCCGCTCGGTGCCGCGGCCGCGTGCCCTGCCCGCGCGGGGAGCGGAGCTGCGGCACGCGGTGCGGCTGAGGCGCCAGGCCGCGGGCGCCCGGCCCGCCACGCCCTCGGGGCTGGAGGACGGCATGCCCTCCTCCCAGTACCCCTGGGCCATCGTGTGGGGCCCCACGGTGTCGGATGAGGATGGAGGGGACACAAACTCAGCCAACCCAGGCTTCCCACCGCTGGGATACACCTTTGTCTCGCCGCACGGCATGGCGACGGCGCAGCCCAACTCTCACTCGCTCCTGCACAACGCGGGGCTCAACCTGCGCGAGACCCCAGCCACCCTGCGGCCCTTCTTGTTCGGGCCCCGGGGGGAAG GTGTGGACCCCCAGCTGTACGTCACCATCACCATCTCCATAATCATTGTCCTGGTTGCCACTGGAATCATATTCAAGTTCTG CTGGGACCGAAATCAGAAACGCCGGCGTCACTCGGGGCAGCAGAGCGGTGGGAGGCAGCAAGAGAGCCAGCAGCCCCTCACAGACCTCTCCCCCACCACCGTCAGCATCCTGGGGCCCTACGGCGACGCCCTGACTCCCACACCTGAGGCGGAGGAGtccaggcagggccaggagggTGCAGAGAAACTGGGTGGCCACGGGAAGAATGCAGCATTCCAGCTCAACCG AATCCCACTGGTGAACCTGTGA
- the PIANP gene encoding PILR alpha-associated neural protein isoform X1 yields the protein MEPSACRMPPLLSRIHSLQLWHLLLVVLAVPPPGTWSLRSRGPAAPRPLCTRRSPSAPRSICIWERTSQPERDSRSDSRSGSRSVPRPRALPARGAELRHAVRLRRQAAGARPATPSGLEDGMPSSQYPWAIVWGPTVSDEDGGDTNSANPGFPPLGYTFVSPHGMATAQPNSHSLLHNAGLNLRETPATLRPFLFGPRGEGVDPQLYVTITISIIIVLVATGIIFKFCWDRNQKRRRHSGQQSGGRQQESQQPLTDLSPTTVSILGPYGDALTPTPEAEESRQGQEGAEKLGGHGKNAAFQLNRIPLVNL from the exons ATGGAGCCCAGTGCCTG CAGGATGCCTCCACTCCTCTCCCGCATCCactccctgcagctgtggcatcTCCTCCTCGTCGTCTTGGCCGTCCCTCCTCCTGGCACATGGTCTCTTCGCTCTCGGggcccggcggcccctcggccTCTTTGCACCCGCCGGAGCCCCTCGGCCCCACGGTCCATTTGCATCTGGGAAAGGACCTCACAGCCAGAGCGGGACTCGCGCTCGGATTCCCGCTCGGGCTCCCGCTCGGTGCCGCGGCCGCGTGCCCTGCCCGCGCGGGGAGCGGAGCTGCGGCACGCGGTGCGGCTGAGGCGCCAGGCCGCGGGCGCCCGGCCCGCCACGCCCTCGGGGCTGGAGGACGGCATGCCCTCCTCCCAGTACCCCTGGGCCATCGTGTGGGGCCCCACGGTGTCGGATGAGGATGGAGGGGACACAAACTCAGCCAACCCAGGCTTCCCACCGCTGGGATACACCTTTGTCTCGCCGCACGGCATGGCGACGGCGCAGCCCAACTCTCACTCGCTCCTGCACAACGCGGGGCTCAACCTGCGCGAGACCCCAGCCACCCTGCGGCCCTTCTTGTTCGGGCCCCGGGGGGAAG GTGTGGACCCCCAGCTGTACGTCACCATCACCATCTCCATAATCATTGTCCTGGTTGCCACTGGAATCATATTCAAGTTCTG CTGGGACCGAAATCAGAAACGCCGGCGTCACTCGGGGCAGCAGAGCGGTGGGAGGCAGCAAGAGAGCCAGCAGCCCCTCACAGACCTCTCCCCCACCACCGTCAGCATCCTGGGGCCCTACGGCGACGCCCTGACTCCCACACCTGAGGCGGAGGAGtccaggcagggccaggagggTGCAGAGAAACTGGGTGGCCACGGGAAGAATGCAGCATTCCAGCTCAACCG AATCCCACTGGTGAACCTGTGA
- the COPS7A gene encoding COP9 signalosome complex subunit 7a isoform X1, whose amino-acid sequence MAAEGKVTGQSQEQFLLLAKAARGAALASLIHQVLEAPGIYVFGELLDMPAVRELADSEFSPVFRLLTIFAYGTYADYLAEAANLPPLTEAQKNKLRHLSVVTLAAKIKCIPYSVLLEQLQLKNVRQLEDLVIEAVYADVLRGSLDQRNQRLEVDYSIGRDIRREELSTITRTLQEWCQGCEVVLSGIEEQVSRANQHKEQQLALKQQIESEVANLKKTIKVTTAAAAAATSQDPEQHLTELREPAPGTNQRQASKKTSKAKGLRGSTKIWSKSN is encoded by the exons atggCGGCCGAGGGGAAGGTGAcggggcagagccaggagcagttcctgctgctggccaaggcggCCCGCGGCGCCGCGCTCGCCAGCCTGATCCACCAGGTGTTGGAGGCCCCGGGCATCTACGTGTTCGGGGAGCTGCTGGACATGCCCGCCGTCCGCGAG CTGGCCGACAGCGAGTTCTCCCCCGTGTTCCGCCTCCTCACCATCTTCGCCTACGGCACCTACGCGGACTACCTGG CTGAAGCAGCAAACCTCCCTCCCTTGACAGAGGCCCAGAAGAACAAACTTAGGCACCTGTCAGTCGTCACTCTGGCTGCCAAAATCAAG TGCATCCCCTactcagtgctgctggagcagttgCAGCTGAAGAATGTCCGGCAGCTGGAGGACCTGGTGATCGAGGCTGTGTATGCAGATGTGCTTCGGGGGAGCTTGGATCAACGGAACCAGCGCCTGGAGGTGGATTACAGCATTGGGAGGGACATCCGGAGGGAGGAGCTTAGCACCATCACCCGCACATTGCAGGAGTG GTGCCAGGGCTGCGAGGTTGTGCTGTCGGGCATCGAAGAGCAGGTCAGCCGGGCCAACCAGCACAAAGAGCAACAGCTGGCCCTGAAGCAGCAGATCGAGAGCGAG GTGGCAAACCTGAAGAAGACCATTAAAGTGACAACAGCAGCCGCTGCAGCAGCCACATCCCAAGACCCAGAGCAGCACCTCACGGAGCTCAGGGAGCCAGCCCCTGGCACCAACCAGCGCCAGGCGAGCAAGAAAACCTCCAAAGCCAAAGG gcTCCGGGGCAGCACGAAGATTTGGTCTAAATCAAACTAG
- the COPS7A gene encoding COP9 signalosome complex subunit 7a (The RefSeq protein has 2 substitutions, 1 frameshift compared to this genomic sequence), with product MAAEGKVTGQSQEQFLLLAKAARGAALASLIHQVLEAPGIYVFGELLDMPAVRELADSEFSPVFRLLTIFAYGTYADYLAEAANLPPLTEAQKNKLRHLSVVTLAAKIKCIPYSVLLEQLQLKNVRQLEDLVIEAVYADVLRGSLDQRNQRLEVDYSIGRDIRREELSTITRTLQEWCQGCEVVLSGIEEQVSRANQHXEQQLALKQQIGSEVANLKKTIXSDNSSRCSSHIPRPRAAPHGAQGASPWHQPAPGEQENLQSQRAPGQHEDLV from the exons atggCGGCCGAGGGGAAGGTGAcggggcagagccaggagcagttcctgctgctggccaaggcggCCCGCGGCGCCGCGCTCGCCAGCCTGATCCACCAGGTGTTGGAGGCCCCGGGCATCTACGTGTTCGGGGAGCTGCTGGACATGCCCGCCGTCCGCGAG CTGGCCGACAGCGAGTTCTCCCCCGTGTTCCGCCTCCTCACCATCTTCGCCTACGGCACCTACGCGGACTACCTGG CTGAAGCAGCAAACCTCCCTCCCTTGACAGAGGCCCAGAAGAACAAACTTAGGCACCTGTCAGTCGTCACTCTGGCTGCCAAAATCAAG TGCATCCCCTactcagtgctgctggagcagttgCAGCTGAAGAATGTCCGGCAGCTGGAGGACCTGGTGATCGAGGCTGTGTATGCAGATGTGCTTCGGGGGAGCTTGGATCAACGGAACCAGCGCCTGGAGGTGGATTACAGCATTGGGAGGGACATCCGGAGGGAGGAGCTTAGCACCATCACCCGCACATTGCAGGAGTG GTGCCAGGGCTGCGAGGTTGTGCTGTCGGGCATCGAAGAGCAGGTCAGCCGGGCCAACCAGCACAAAGAGCAACAGCTGGCCCTGAAGCAGCAGATCGAGAGCGAG GTGGCAAACCTGAAGAAGACCATT AGTGACAACAGCAGCCGCTGCAGCAGCCACATCCCAAGACCCAGAGCAGCACCTCACGGAGCTCAGGGAGCCAGCCCCTGGCACCAACCAGCGCCAGGCGAGCAAGAAAACCTCCAAAGCCAAAGG gcTCCGGGGCAGCACGAAGATTTGGTCTAA
- the MLF2 gene encoding myeloid leukemia factor 2 (The RefSeq protein has 2 substitutions compared to this genomic sequence), producing MFRLMRDGEPEDPMFAMDPFAIHRQHMNRMLSGSFGFGPLLGITDGTTPGARQAGRRMQAGAVSPFGMLGMAGGCIDMFGMMNDMIGNMEHMTSGANCQTFTSSTVISYSNMGDGPKVYQETSEMRSAPGGIRETRRTVRDSDSGLEQMSIGHHIRDRAHIMQRSRNHRTGDQEERQDYINMDESDAAAFDDEWRRETSRFRPQRGLEYRRHEGSGGRRAEGTRLAIQGPEDSPSRQSRRYDW from the exons ATGTTCCGGCTGATGAGGGATGGCGAGCCGGAGGACCCCATGTTTGCCAT GGATCCTTTTGCCATCCACCGGCAGCACATGAACCGCATGCTGTCTGGGAGTTTCGGGTTCGGGCCTCTCCTCGGCATCACGGATGGCACCACAGCTGGGGCTCGCCAGGCTGGCCGCAGGATGCAG gcaggagctgtttCGCCCTTTGGGATGCTCGGCATG gCAGGTGGCTTTATAGATATGTTTGGGATGATGAACGACATGATTGGAAACATG GAGCATATGACAAGTGGTGCTAACTGCCAGACATTTACCTCCTCAACTGTCATCTCTTATTCCAACATGGGTGATGGGCCCAAAGTCTATCAGGAGACCTCAGAGATGCGTTCAGCACCTGGCGGG ATCCGTGAGACAAGACGAACCGTCAGGGACTCGGACAGCGGCTTGGAACAGATGTCGATTGGACACCACATCAGGGACAGGGCCCACATCATGCAGCGGTCCCGGAACCATCGCACAGGTGACCAGGAGGAGAGGCAGGACTACATCAACATGGACGAGA GTGACGCAGCCGCGTTTGACGACGAGTGGCGGCGAGAGACGTCGCGGTTCCGGCCGCAGCGGGGCCTGGAATACCGGCGCCACGAAGGCAGCGGCGGCCGGCGGGCCGAAGGGACACGGCTCGCCATCCAGGGCCCTGAGGATTCTCCCTCCAGACAGTCCCGCCGGTACGACTGGTGA
- the MLF2 gene encoding myeloid leukemia factor 2 isoform X1 has protein sequence MFRLMRDGEPEDPMFAMDPFAIHRQHMNRMLSGSFGFGPLLGITDGTTAGARQAGRRMQAGAVSPFGMLGMAGGFIDMFGMMNDMIGNMEHMTSGANCQTFTSSTVISYSNMGDGPKVYQETSEMRSAPGGIRETRRTVRDSDSGLEQMSIGHHIRDRAHIMQRSRNHRTGDQEERQDYINMDESDAAAFDDEWRRETSRFRPQRGLEYRRHEGSGGRRAEGTRLAIQGPEDSPSRQSRRYDW, from the exons ATGTTCCGGCTGATGAGGGATGGCGAGCCGGAGGACCCCATGTTTGCCAT GGATCCTTTTGCCATCCACCGGCAGCACATGAACCGCATGCTGTCTGGGAGTTTCGGGTTCGGGCCTCTCCTCGGCATCACGGATGGCACCACAGCTGGGGCTCGCCAGGCTGGCCGCAGGATGCAG gcaggagctgtttCGCCCTTTGGGATGCTCGGCATG gCAGGTGGCTTTATAGATATGTTTGGGATGATGAACGACATGATTGGAAACATG GAGCATATGACAAGTGGTGCTAACTGCCAGACATTTACCTCCTCAACTGTCATCTCTTATTCCAACATGGGTGATGGGCCCAAAGTCTATCAGGAGACCTCAGAGATGCGTTCAGCACCTGGCGGG ATCCGTGAGACAAGACGAACCGTCAGGGACTCGGACAGCGGCTTGGAACAGATGTCGATTGGACACCACATCAGGGACAGGGCCCACATCATGCAGCGGTCCCGGAACCATCGCACAGGTGACCAGGAGGAGAGGCAGGACTACATCAACATGGACGAGA GTGACGCAGCCGCGTTTGACGACGAGTGGCGGCGAGAGACGTCGCGGTTCCGGCCGCAGCGGGGCCTGGAATACCGGCGCCACGAAGGCAGCGGCGGCCGGCGGGCCGAAGGGACACGGCTCGCCATCCAGGGCCCTGAGGATTCTCCCTCCAGACAGTCCCGCCGGTACGACTGGTGA